The following proteins are co-located in the Vicia villosa cultivar HV-30 ecotype Madison, WI unplaced genomic scaffold, Vvil1.0 ctg.000162F_1_1_1, whole genome shotgun sequence genome:
- the LOC131624761 gene encoding carboxylesterase 1-like, whose product MIKPRNFHQPPQPTMSGQPISQPQTNDPFIHLKILPNPDGTITRLRGDQHTPPSSNPSLPIPVLTKDIPINASHNTSARIFLPRKTLNPSSSAHKLPLIVYFHGGGFIFFSAASDFFHDLCSNLANDVNSIVVSIDYRLAPEHRLPAAYDDAMDALHWIKTRPDEWLRKYADYSNCYIMGGSAGANIAYHAGLRVATEINLNNSLNIKGLILSQPFFGGTKRLPSELKLLNDAVLPPHVCDLMWELSLPLGVDRDHEYCNPTVGDGVGVLDRVRELGWRVLVSGCEGDPLMDHQKVLARVMEEKGVVVVRSFTAGGCHGVEVRDLVKQKELHNLIKDFISFHI is encoded by the coding sequence ATGATTAAACCAAGAAACTTTCATCAGCCTCCACAACCAACCATGTCAGGTCAACCTATCTCACAACCACAAACCAATGATCCCTTTATCCATCTCAAAATCCTCCCAAACCCCGACGGCACAATCACACGCCTACGTGGTGACCAACACACCCCACCTTCATCAAATCCCAGCCTTCCAATCCCCGTTCTCACCAAAGACATCCCCATTAACGCTTCACACAACACCTCCGCTAGAATATTCCTACCCCGCAAAACACTCAATCCCTCCTCCTCCGCCCATAAACTCCCTCTTATAGTTTACTTTCACGGTGGCGGTTTCATCTTCTTCAGTGCAGCCTCAGATTTTTTCCACGATCTTTGTTCCAACCTCGCTAACGACGTTAACTCCATCGTCGTATCAATCGACTACCGTCTCGCTCCTGAACATCGTTTACCTGCTGCATATGATGATGCTATGGATGCGTTACACTGGATTAAAACCCGACCGGATGAATGGTTGAGAAAGTATGCTGATTATTCAAACTGTTACATCATGGGAGGTAGCGCGGGCGCAAATATCGCTTACCACGCAGGTCTACGCGTAGCTACAGAGATTAATCTCAATAATTCACTTAATATCAAAGGACTGATATTGTCGCAACCGTTTTTCGGCGGGACGAAGAGACTACCATCGGAGCTGAAGCTGTTAAACGATGCCGTTTTGCCGCCGCACGTGTGTGACTTGATGTGGGAACTATCGTTGCCTCTGGGTGTTGACCGTGATCATGAGTATTGTAATCCAACGGTTGGCGATGGTGTTGGGGTTTTGGATAGGGTGAGGGAACTTGGTTGGAGGGTGCTGGTGAGTGGGTGTGAGGGGGATCCATTGATGGATCATCAGAAGGTGTTGGCGAGAGTGATGGAAGAGAAGGGTGTGGTGGTGGTGAGAAGTTTTACGGCAGGGGGGTGTCATGGGGTTGAGGTTCGGGATCTTGTCAAGCAAAAGGAATTGCATAATCTGATCAAAGATTTCATTTCTTTTCACatctaa